CTGATGCCGGACGAGCCCGAGGCCGCCGGCCTGCTGGCGCTGATGCTGCTCGTCGAGTCCCGTCGGCCCGCACGAGCCGACGCCGACGGCGCCCTCGTACCGCTGCCCGAGCAGGACCGCACCCGCTGGGACCGCGACCTGATCGCCGAGGGGCAGGCGCTCGTCCGGTCCTGTCTGCGCCGCGACCGGCCGGGCCCGTACCAGATCCAGGCCGCCGTCCAGGCCGTCCACAGCGACGCCCCGACCGCCGAGGCCACCGACTGGAACCAGATCCTGCGCCTGTACGACCAGCTCATGGCCGTGTCCCCGAGCCCCGTCGTCGCCCTGAACCGGGCCGTCGCGGTCGCCGAGGTCGAGGGCCCGGAGCCGGCGCTGGAACTCCTGGACGGTCTCGACCTCGACGGCTACCACGTCCTCCACGCGGTCCGCGCCGACCTGCTGCGCCGCCTGAGCCGCACCGCCGAGGCCGTACGAGCCTACGAAGCCGCCCTCGCCCTCGCCGAGAATCCGGCCGAGCGGGCCCACCTCGACCGTCGGCTGCGCGAACTCGCACAGTGAAAGCTCTACACGCTCAGCGCCTCCCGCACCGACCGCTCCGCGTCCTGCCCGCCCGCCCCGGACGACGTGACCCGGCCGGCCTCCAGGACGTAGTACCGCTGGGCCGCTCGCATCGCGAAGCCCACATGCTGCTCCACCAGCAGCACCGACAGCCCGCCGCGGGCGGCCAGGGCCAGGATCGTCTCCTCGATCTCGGCGACCACCGACGGCTGGATGCCCTCGGTCGGCTCGTCCAGCAACAGGATCCGAGGCTCTGTCACCAACGCCCGAGCGATGGCCAGTTGCTGCCTCTGGCCGCCCGACAGCAGACCCGCGCGCCGCCCGGAGAGGGCCCTGAGCGCAGGGAACAGGTCCAGCGCCTCGGAGATCGCCTCCCTGCCCCGCCGACGGCCGTCCGCGACGAGCTGGAGGTTCTCCGCGGTGGTGAGGTGCGGGAACGCCTGCTGGCCCTGCGGGACGTACGCCATGCCGCGTGCCACGCGCTCGTGCGGCTTGCGGCGGGTGATGTCCTCGCCGTCGAGCCGGATCGTGCCGGCGGAGGGGGTGAGCAGGCCGACGGCGGCCCGCAGGAGCGTGCTCTTGCCCGCGCCGTTGTGGCCCAGCACCGCGGCGACCCCGTCCGCCGGCACCTCCACGGAGACGCCGTGCAGGACGGAGCTGCGGTGGTAGCCGACCCGGACGTCCTCGATCTGCAGCATCACGCCTCCTGCACAGCCGCGTCGGACGAGACGGCGTCCTCGGCGGCCGTGTGCCCGAGATACACCTCCTGCACCTTCGGATCCGCCTGCACCTGGGCCACCGTCCCCTCGCTGAGCACCCGCCCGGCGTGCAGCACGCTGACGCTGCGCGCGAAGGACCGCATGAAGTCCATGTCGTGCTCGATGACGACGACCGTCCGCTCCTCGCTGATGCGCTGGAGCAGCTCGCCCGTGGCCTGCCGCTCGTCGTGGCTCATCCCGGCCACCGGCTCGTCGAGCAGCAGCAGCCGTACGTCCTGCACCAGCAGCATGCCGATCTCCAGCCACTGCTTCTGGCCGTGTGCGAGCGTCCCCGCGGGGGACTCCGCCAGCTCGGTGAGCCCGACCGTGTCCAGCGCTCTGGCCACCGGCTCGGGGACGCCCCGGCGGCGGCGCAGCATGGTCCACGCGCCGCGGCCCGCGCCCGCCGCGATGTCCAGGTTCTGCAGAACCGTCAACTCCTCGAAGACGGTGGCCGTCTGGAACGTGCGCCCGATGCCCGACCGGGCGATCCGGTGCACGCTGCGCCCCAGCAGCTCCTCGTCGCCGAAGCGCACCGAGCCCTGCGCCTTCACCAGACCGGTGACGGCGTCGACGAGGGTCGTCTTGCCCGCGCCGTTGGGTCCGATGAGGAACCGCAGGTCGCCGGGGCGGACTTCGAGGTCGACCCCGTCGACGGCGGTGAAACCGTCGAAGGAGACCCGCAGCCGACGTATCTCCAGCCCGCTCATGCTGCCTCTCCCACGGGAACGACGGACGCCTTCGCCGGCGCGGTCCTGCGCCGGCGCACGAACTTCGTGAGCGAGGCGAGTCCGCCCGGCAGGAACGCCAGCGCCACGATGAACAGCAGACCCTGGAAGTACGTCCAGGCCGCCGGGAACTCCTCCGACAGCGCCGTCTTCGCCCAGGCGACCGCGACCGCCCCGAGCACGGCCCCGACCAGACTGGCCCGTCCGCCGACCGCCGCGCCGATCACGAACTCGATCGACGGGACGATCCCGATCAGCGCGGGCGAGATGATGCCGACGGCCGGCACGAACAGCGCGCCCGCCAGGCCCGCCATGCCGGCCGCGACGACGTACGCGACGAGCTTGACGTTCGCCGGGTCGTACCCGAGGAAGCGCACCCGCTCCTCCGAGTCCCGCACGGCGACCAGGAGTTCGCCGTACCGGCTGTTGACGAGCTGCCGGGCGAGGGCGATGAGGAGCAGCAGGGCGGCGGCGATGACGAAGTAGACCATCCGCTGGTTGACGGGGTCGTCGAGGGCGTAGCCGAAGAAGCCCTGGATGTCGGTGAGTCCGTTGGTGCCGCCGGTGGTGGCCTGCTGGCCCACCAGCCAGATGGCGAAGGCCGAGGCGAGCGCCTGGCTGAGGATCGCGAAGTACGCGCCCTTGACCCGCCGCCGGAAGACGAACAGGCCGAGCAGCGCGGCGACGACCATCGGCAGCAGTACCGTCGCCGCGATCGCGAACAGGGGGTTCGCGAACGGCCGCCACCACCAGGGCAGTTCGGTGGCGGTGCCGTAGAGCTGCATGAAGTCGGGCAGGTTGCCGGGACCCGCGTCGGCGATCTTCAGGTGCATCGCCATGGCGTAGCCGCCGAGCCCGAAGAACACACCCTGACCGAGTGTCAGCAGGCCGCCGCGGCCCCAGGCCAGGCAGATGCCGACGGCGACCATGGCCATGCACAGGTACTTGGCCAGCAGCCCCAGCCGGAAGTCGGACAGGGCGACCGGCGCGACGGCGAACAGCAGTACGGCCGCCCCCGCGAACCCCGTCCAGACCCGCGCGGACCGGCCCTTCAGCACGTTCATACGAGACTCCTCGTGCGCAGCGTGTACAGCCCCTGGGGCCGCCACTGGAGGAACGCGACGATGGCCACCAGGACCAGCACCTTCGCGACGGAGACCGTGGTGGAGTACTCCAGCACGGACTGCAGCACGCCCAGCACGAAGGCGACGATGACCGTGCCCTTGAGCTGGCCGATCCCGCCGACGACGATCACCAGGAAGGCGTCGATGATGACGTTGGTGCCCATCGTCGGCCCGATGGGACCGACCAGGGTGAGCGCCACCCCGGCGACGCCCGCGAGCCCGGAGCCCAGGAAGAAGGCGGTGCGGTCGACCCGGGAGGTGGAGATCCCGGACACCTCGGCCAGGTCCCGGTTCTGCACCACGGCCCGGATCCGACGGCCCAGCGGCGTCAGCCGCAGCGTCAGCGACAGCGCGAGAACGGCCGCGACCGCCAGGCCGAGGATGAACAGCCGGCTGTTGGCGAAGGTGAGCGGATCGTCGCCGCCCATGACGGTGATGTTCCCGGTGAGGACGTCCGGCGCACGGGTCTGCACATTGGGCGCGCCGAAGATGTCCCGGGCGAGTTGCTGGAGCATCAAGGAGACGCCCCACGTGACGAGAAGCGTGTCGAGGGGGCGGAGATACAGACGGCGAATGAGCAGCCATTCCAGCAGCGCGCCGAGAGCGCCCGACACGAGAAAAGCGACGGGCAGCGCGACGATGAGCGAAATTCCCGCGCTGGAAATGGACTTCTGCAGGACGTACGTCGTGTAGGCGCCCGCCATGATGAACTCGCCGTGAGCCATGTTGATGACGTTCATCTGGCCGAAGGTGAGCGACAGGCCGAGCGCGATGAGCAGCAGGACGGCACCGATCGAGATGCCGGTGAAGGTCTGACCGAGGATCACGGTCATACGGCGGCTCCGATGGGGAGACGGGGGACCCTGGCCGGGTCCCCGTACGACGGGCGGTCAGGAGAGGCCGGAGGCCCAGGAGTAGCCCTTGAGGAACGGGTCCGGCTTGACGGGCTCGCCGGAGTTCCACACCTCGGTGATCAGACCGTCGGAGCCGATCTTCCCGATGCGCGCGGTCTTGTAGATGTGCTGCGAGGCGCCGTCCACGGTGACCTTGCCCTCGGGCGCGTCGAACGTGATGCCGTCGGAGGCCGCCTTCACCTTCTCCGGGTCGAAGGACTTCGCCTTCTCGACCATCGCCTTCCACAGGTAGACCGAGGTGTACGCGGCCTCCATCGGGTCACTGGTCGGCTTGTCCGCGCCGTACTTCGCCTTGTACGCCTTCACGAACTCGGCGTTCGCCGCGCCCGGGGTGGTCTGGTAGTAGTTCCAGGCCGTCAACTGGCCCGCCAGGTACTGCGATCCGATCGACTTGACCTCCTCCTCGGCGATCGACACCGACACGACCGGCATGGTCTTCGCGGTCAGACCGGCGGACTTGTACTCCTTGAAGAAGGCCACGTTGGAGTCGCCGTTGAGGGTGTTGAACACGGCGTCCGCCTTGGACGCCTTCACCTTGTTGGCGATCGTGCTGAACTCCGTGGAGCCCAGCGGCGCGTAGTCCTCGCCGAGGATCGTCATGCCGTTGGCCTTCGCGTACGCCTTGATCTCCTTGTTGGCGGTCCGCGGGAAGACGTAGTCGCTGCCCACCAGGTACAGCTTCTTCTTGCCCTGGCTCTTGAGGTAGTCGAGCGCCGGGATGATCTGCTGGTTGGTGGTGGCGCCCGTGTAGAAGATGTACGGGGACTCCTCCAGGCCCTCGTACTGCACGGGGTAGAACAGCAGCGACTTGTTCTTCTCGAACACCGGCTTGACGGCCTTGCGGCTGGCGGAGGTCCAGCAGCCGAAGGTGGCCGCGACCTGGTCCTCCTTGATGAGCTTGGTCGCCTTCTCGGCGAACGTCGGCCAGTCGGAGGCGCCGTCCTCGCTGATCGGCTTGATCTTCTTGCCGAGCACCCCGCCGGAGGCGTTGATCTCGTCGACGGCCAGCAGCAGCGAGTTGCGTACGGTCACCTCGCTGATCGCCATGGTGCCGGACAGCGAGTTGAGCAGACCGACCTTGACCGTGTCGCCGCTGACGTCGATCTTCGCGGCCTTGTCGGACGACGTGCCGGCCGCGTCGGTCTTGGCGCCGCACGCGGACAGCGCGACGACGGCCACGAGCGCCGCGCCGCCGGCCAGGAAGCGACGCCTGGGAAGGCGACCGGGAAGACGACCGGGAAGACGACGGAGAATGGGTGAACCGCTGGACAAGACAACCCCCTCGGGTGTGGAGGAGACAACCTCCTGAAGTGCGGTCCACAGCCTCAAGTCGCCCTGTTTCCTGGGTGTTTCACAGGACTTTCCCCGACGCAACAAAAAACGCCCCGAGGCGTTGTGACGTGCATTCAAACCACGTATACGGCCTGAATTCACAATTCGCCCGAGGCATTCTAATTACTTTCTGTGGGAAGTATCTTGACGGCCTCGGAGCCTGTCAAGGGGGAGGTCAGGGGCGGGAGTTGTGAAGGTCCAGCTCCGTGAGCACGTCGAAGTCCAGCCCGTCCGCGCGGGCCAGGTAGATGCGCTGCCGGACATGACCGCCCCTCAGGTGCAGCAGCCCGCGTGGACCCTCGTAGGAGACGGTGTCGGCCGCCGCGCCGATCGCCGCCACATCCAGCGTGCCCGCCTGCCGCAGCAGCGCGGCGAGCAGCAGGACGCCCTCGTAACAGGATTCGCCGAGACTGCCCGGCGCCGGCGCCTCGATCCCGAAGCGGTCCGCGTACTGGCCGTGGAAGTCGAGCGTGTCCGCGTTGGCCAGCGAGGCGAAGAAGCCGGCCGTGCTGTAGAGGTCCACGGCGGCCGAAGGGCCGCTCGCCATCAGCATGTTCTCGTCCATGAGCGTGCTCAGCCGCAGACAGCGCGCGTCCAGCCCGTAGGCCGCGAACGCCCGGTTGAAGCGCACCGCGTCGCTGCCGACCAGCAGCAGGAGCACCGCGTCCGCGTCCGAGCGCTCGATGCGCCGCAGCACGGGCTCGAAGTCGTGCGTGCCCAGCGGCAGATACACCTCGCCGCCGATCCGACCGCCCGCCTCACGGGCGTACCCGTGCGCCGCCCGGGCGGTGCGTCGGGGCCACACATAGTCGTTGCCGACCACGAACCATCGGCGCACCCGCCGCTCGTGCGCCAACAGCGTCATGGCGGGCCGCAGTTGGTCGCGGGGCGTCTCGCTGGTCAGGAACACCCCGGCGGTGTGCTCGCCGCCCTCGTAGAGCGCGGTGTAGACGTAGGGCACGCGGTGGGCGATCCTCGGCGCCAGCGCCTGCCGCACCGAGGAGATGTGCCAGCCCGTGACGCCCTGTACGACCCCCAGGTCCACCAGCGCCTCGACCTGGTCCGCCACCTCGCGCGGGGGAGCGCCGCCGTCGACCGGCATCAGCCGCAGCTCCCGGCCGAGCACCCCGCCCGCCCGGTTGACCTCCTCCACCGCCAGCCGTGCGCACAGCTCGCAGGCGGGACCGAACATCCCCGCCGGCCCCTGCAACGGAAGGACCAGGGCCACGCCGAGCACGGAGTCGTCGGCGGTGAACCAGTCGGAGGCGGGGGAGTCGGGCCGGAACATGACGTCATGCTTCCGGGTCCGCCCGACGAACTCCAGTCCGTCTCATACGATCGACAGGACACGACCCGAGGACACGACCCGAGGACATGGTCCAAGGGCCCGATCCAAGGGCCCGACCCGAGGGCACGACCCAAGGACACGACCCAGAGGAGTGGATGTCCGGATGCCCCCTTCGTCTCCGCGCCGGCCCCACGACCTCATGCAGCTCCTCACCCGCGCCGAGCGGCTGGCCGCGCGCCGGCTGCAGTCCGCCCTGGAGGACGAGGGCTGCTCGCTGGACGCCTGGCGGGTGCTCGCGCTGCTCTCCGACGGAGCGGGCCACCATATGACGGCGATCGCCGAGGCCGCCTTCCTGCCGCCGCCCACCCTGACCAAGCTGGTCGACCACCTCGTCGACCAGAACCTCGTCCACCGCCGCGTCGACCCCCTCGACCGGCGCCGCATCCTCGCCCACCTCACCCCCCGCGGCCAGGACCACTGGCGGCGCGTCGACCGCGCCGTACGCGCCGCGTGGCCCGCGGAGGGCGACGACGAGGAGCTGCTGGGCGCCCTGCTGGGACGGTTCGCGGAGACGCTGGACGAGTCCACGCGCGTATGACGTCGTGTCGCGGCCGGTGACACGACGGGTGCGGAAAGCAGCCCCAGGAGCTCGGGAATGTATGTTGGCCAAGAATGGTTGGCATATACATCGAGCTGACCGCTCGTCCCTCTCCCGCCGAACCAGGGCCGCGAGGCCCGCGCACCACCAGCGAGGCACCGTGACCACCGCAGCCATCACCGAGCAGCCCGCCGACGTCGTCGCGCGCCTGCGCGCCACCTTCCGCACGGGGCGCACCAAGCCCCTGGCCTGGCGCACCGGCCAGCTGGGCCGCCTGCGCGAGCTGCTCACGGAGCAGGGCGCCGACCTGGCCGCCGCGCTCCACGCCGACCTCGGCAAGAGCGCCACCGAGGCCTACCGCACCGAGATCGACTTCACGATCCGCGAGATCGACCACACCCTGGAGCACCTCGAGGCGTGGCTGCGCCCCGAGTCCGCCCCGGTCCCGGCGCACCTGGGCGCCGACGCCAGCGCCTGGACGCAGTACGACCCGCTCGGCGTCGTCCTCGTCATCGCCCCCTGGAACTACCCCGCCCAGCTGCTGCTCGCCCCGCTGGTCGGCGCCCTGGCCGCCGGCAACGCGGTGGTCGTCAAGCCCAGCGAGCTCGCGCCCGCCACCTCCGCGGCCCTGGCCCGGCTGCTGCCCGCGTACCTCGACACCGACGCGGTCGCCGTCGTGGAGGGCGGCGTCCCGGAGACCACGGCCCTGCTGGCCGAGCGCTTCGACCACATCTTCTACACCGGCAACGGCACGGTCGGTCGGATCGTCCTGCGCGCCGCCGCCGAGCACCTCACCCCGGTCACCCTCGAACTCGGCGGCAAGTCACCGGCGTTCGTCGACCGCGACGCCGACCTCGCCGTCGTCGCCGACCGGTTGGCCCGCGGCAAGTTCCTCAACGCCGGCCAGACCTGCGTCGCCCCCGACTACGTCCTGACCGACCCGGCGACCGCCGCCGCCCTGGAGCCCCTGCTGGCGAAGGCGGTCGAGGCGGTCTACGGCGCCGACCCGCAGTCCTCCGCCGAATACGGCCGCATCGTCAACGAACGCCACTTCGACCGGCTCACCGGCCTGCTCGACTCCGGCCGCGTCGTGGTCGGCGGCGGCAACGACCGCACGGACAAGTACCTCGCGCCGACCGTCCTGGCCGACGTCGACCCCGACTCGCCCGTCATGCGGGAGGAGATCTTCGGCCCGATCCTGCCGATCGTCACCGTCGACGGCCTGGACGAGGCGATCGCCTTCATCGCCGACCGCGACAAGCCCCTCGCGCTGTACGTGTTCACCGCCTCCGACGACACCCGCGCCCGCATCGCCGCCGAAACCTCCTCCGGCGCCGTCGGATACGGTCTGCCGCTGGCCCATCTCACCGTCTCCGACCTGCCGTTCGGCGGAGTCGGCGAGAGCGGCATGGGCAACTACCACGGCCGCTACTCCATCGAGACCTTCAGCCACCGCAAGGCGGTGCTGGAGAAGCCGCTCGGCTGAACCGCGCCCGGACGACTCGGCTCAACCGCGCCCGGACCAAAGGCCCGACCGGGGTGCGGGGCGGTGTGCGAAACTCCGCCGATGACCACACAGACGATCACCGCGGACGCCGCGGGCACCTGGACCATCGGCGACCTGACCGTCAACCGCATCGGCTTCGGCGCGATGCGGTTGACCGGCAGTGCGGCCTTCCATCACGGCACACCGAGGGACCGCGACCGCTCGATCGCGGTCCTGCGCAGCGCGCTCGAGCTCGGCGTGAACCACATCGACACGGCCGCCTTCTACTTCTCCGCCCTGCGCTCCGCCAACGAGCTCGTCAACAGCGCGCTCGCCCCGTACCCGGACGACCTGCTCATCGCCGCCAAGGTCGGCCCCTTCCGCGACTACGCGGGGAAGTGGGGCACCTCGGCCCGACCCGAGGACCTGCGCGGTCACGTCGAGGAGAACCTGCGCCAGCTCGGCCGCGACCACCTCGACCTCGTGTACCTGCGCCGGATGCGACAGGAGTCGATCGCCGAACACTTCGGCGTGCTCGCCGAGTTGCGCGAGGCCGGCCTGATCCGCCATCTCGGCCTCTCCGCCGTCGAGCCCCGCCACCTCGCCGAGGCGCAGGCCCTCGCCCCGGTCGTCAGCGTCCAGAACCGCTACGGCTACGGCGACCACGACCCCGCCAACGAGGAACTCCTCACCCTCTGCCGCGAGCAGGGCATCGCCTTCGTCCCCTTCTACGCCATCGCCGGCGACGTCGGCGCCGAGGGAGCGACGACCGCCCACGACGAGGAGGTCCTGTCCGTGGCCCGCGCCCACGAGGCCACCCCGGCCCAGGTCCGGCTCGCCTGGACCCTGAACCAGGGCCCCCACGTCCTCGCCATCCCCGGCACCGGCAACCCCGACCACCTCGCCGAGAACGTCGCCGCCGGAGCGCTCCGCCTCACGCCCGAGGAACTCCACCGCCTGAACACGGCCCACCGGAACGCCGGCTGACCCTTCTCGGCGCACAGCCCCTCAGACGACCCACACCCCGTCGCGCATCACCCGCCGACCAGGCAGCTCCTGCTCCTCGCGCCACGCCTGCACCGCCGTGGGCCGCACCCGGAAGTACGCGTACGACGCGCTGTCGCGGCCCGGATCCCAGCCCGTCTTCGCCAGGAACGCCGAGGCGGCCGCCTCGGGCACCGTTTCGCGCGGGTACGTCTCGACCGCGCCGTCGACGAGGACCACGTCCTGGGTGTCCCCGAAGGCCAGCCGGGCCCGCCGGCCGTCGCGCAGATTGCGGCCGGTCGGATTGGTGAGGCGGGTGGCCAGCCACAGGCAGTCGCCGTCCCAGACGAACCACAGGGCGACGAGACACGGCAGCCCCTCCCGGTCCGCCGTGGCGACCCAGACGTCCCGTTCCCGTTCCAGCCGCTCCAGGACGTCCCGCTTGCGCTGATCGGGGCCGCGAGGCGGCTCGGTGATCTTCATGACCCGGACGTTAGCGGTGCGCGCACCCCGTCCGCCTCGGGCCGGGGTCCCATCGGGGCCTCGGCCCCGGGACCTAGGTCGCACCCGCCACGGAGGCGACTGGCGCACCGCAAGTTTTACGTATAACCTCTCCCGTCAATCGCCCTCCCCACGGCTCCCGAAAGGCTCCGATGAGACGCGTCGCCCTGGTTGCCCTCGTCGTCGACGACTACGACGAGGCGATCCGCTTCTACACCGAGGCGCTCGGATTCCAGCTCGTCGAGGACGAGCCCCGCCCCGACGGCGCCCGCTGGGTCGTCGTGCGGCCGGGGGAGCACCAGGACGGCACCGGGCTGCTGCTCGCCCGCGCCAAGGGCGACGCCCAGCGCGCCCGGATCGGCGACCAGACCGGCGGCCGCGTCGGGTTCTTCCTGCACACCGACGACTTCGCCCGCGACCACGCCCGGATGCTCGCCGCCGGCGTGACCTTCCTGGAGGAGCCGCGCCACGAGGCCTACGGCTCCGTCGCCGTCTTCCAGGACCTGTACGGAAACCGCTGGGACCTGCTCCAGCCCGCACCGCAGTGATCAGGTACCCGACCCACCAGACCCACCCCGGCACAGAAAGACCGCTCATGACCGCGCCCCGCATCGACACCGACACCCTCCGCCGGCTCCCCAAGGCCGTCCTGCACGACCACCTCGACGGCGGTCTGCGCCCCGCCACCGTCGTCGAGCTCGCGGACGCGGTCGGCCACACCCTGCCCACCACCGACCCCGACGAGCTCGCCGCCTGGTACTTCGAGGCCGCCAACTCGGGCGACCTGGTGCGCTACATAGCCACCTTCGAGCACACCCTCGCCGTGATGCAGAGCCGCGAGGGCCTGCTGCGCACCGCCGAGGAGTACGTCCTCGACCTCGCCGCCGACGGCGTCGTCTACGCCGAGGTGCGCTACGCCCCCGAGCTGATGCTGAACGGCGAGCTGACGCTCCCCGAGGTCGTCGAGACCGTCCAGGAGGGCCTCGCGGCCGGCATGGCGAAGGCGGCCGCCGCCGGGACGCCGGTCCGCGTCGGCACCCTGCTGTGCGGCATGCGGATGTTCGACCGCACCCGGGCGACCGCCGACCTCGCGGTCGCCTTCCGGGACGCGGGCGTCGTCGGCTTCGACATCGCCGGCGCCGAGGACGGCTTCCCGCCCGCCGACCACCTCGACGCCTTCGAGCACCTGCGCCGCGAGAACGTCCCCTTCACCATCCACGCCGGGGAGGCCCACGGCCTGCCCAGCATCCACCAGGCCCTCCAGGTGTGCGGCGCCCAGCGCATCGGCCACGGCGTGCGCATCACCGACGACATCGTCGACGGCAAGCTCGGCCGGCTGGCCGGCTGGGTGCGCGACCGTCGTGTCGCGCTGGAGATGTGCCCGACGTCCAACCTCCAGACCGGCGCCGCCGCCTCGATCGCCGAGCACCCCATCACGGCCCTGAAGGACCTCGGCTTCCGCGTCACCCTCAACACCGACAACCGTCTGGTCTCGGGCACCACGATGACCCGTGAGATGGCGCTGCTCGTCGAGGAGGCCGGCTGGGGCGTCGAGGACCTGCGCACGGTCACGGTGAACGCCCTCAAGAGCGCGTTCATCCCGTTCGACGAGCGCACGGCCCTCATCGAGGACGTCGTCCTGCCGGGCTACGCGGCCGCGCTCTGAAGCAGCCCGCGCACATAGGCGGCCTGTCCGACGTGCTGCAGATCGTCGGACAGGACGCTGACCAGCCGTACGCCCAGCGTGACCGGCGGATCCCAGCGCTCGTCCACGACGCGCTCCAGGTCCGCCGCGGTCAGCGCGCGCAGCGCCGTCAGGCTCTGCGCGCGCACGGCGTCGTAGTACCCGGTCAGCAGGCCGCCCTCGGCGACCCGCACCTTCGCGACCTGCGCCGAGCTGTGCCCGTACCCGATGTCACGGCCGGGCAGATCGAGGCCGAACCGT
This window of the Streptomyces sp. NBC_01275 genome carries:
- a CDS encoding DUF664 domain-containing protein, with amino-acid sequence MHAKDILIDGFSRIQEEVHAAVGGLDPDDLNARPAADANSIAWLVWHLTRVQDDHLADAFGLDQVWLSQDWEKRFGLDLPGRDIGYGHSSAQVAKVRVAEGGLLTGYYDAVRAQSLTALRALTAADLERVVDERWDPPVTLGVRLVSVLSDDLQHVGQAAYVRGLLQSAAA
- a CDS encoding VOC family protein, which gives rise to MRRVALVALVVDDYDEAIRFYTEALGFQLVEDEPRPDGARWVVVRPGEHQDGTGLLLARAKGDAQRARIGDQTGGRVGFFLHTDDFARDHARMLAAGVTFLEEPRHEAYGSVAVFQDLYGNRWDLLQPAPQ
- a CDS encoding adenosine deaminase, which codes for MTAPRIDTDTLRRLPKAVLHDHLDGGLRPATVVELADAVGHTLPTTDPDELAAWYFEAANSGDLVRYIATFEHTLAVMQSREGLLRTAEEYVLDLAADGVVYAEVRYAPELMLNGELTLPEVVETVQEGLAAGMAKAAAAGTPVRVGTLLCGMRMFDRTRATADLAVAFRDAGVVGFDIAGAEDGFPPADHLDAFEHLRRENVPFTIHAGEAHGLPSIHQALQVCGAQRIGHGVRITDDIVDGKLGRLAGWVRDRRVALEMCPTSNLQTGAAASIAEHPITALKDLGFRVTLNTDNRLVSGTTMTREMALLVEEAGWGVEDLRTVTVNALKSAFIPFDERTALIEDVVLPGYAAAL